One stretch of Sinomonas terrae DNA includes these proteins:
- the otnK gene encoding 3-oxo-tetronate kinase, whose amino-acid sequence MRWGCIADDVTGATDLATAFVSRGLVAAVHFGVPSRGDIEQLEGLDVLVVALKSRTAPPADAVGQSLAALEALLAAGAERFYVKYCSTFDSTPSGNIGPVIDAVLGRLGEPGSVVVPSFPDTGRTVYQGRLFVGSDPLDESPMREHPLTPMRDSSLARLLEPQTQSEVSLVPLQTVHKGSEALREELLGLIATGRERPTLVIVDAIDRDDLATIMEAAEGLKVITGGSGLALGIPAGDEAEARRIPRTPGRRAVLCGSASARTREQIASGKALLPFRKLDLEALRNDVAAEAGRIIDWARDLWSHEPSAVPLVFSAESVDDLAQDRDTASALVEQALAAIAVGMVREGVRELIVAGGESSGRVVQELGVKALRIGPAISPGVAWANAIAADGTSLSLALKSGNFGERDMFTTAWSALEGAAQPGEGSEEK is encoded by the coding sequence ATGAGATGGGGCTGCATAGCCGATGACGTCACCGGCGCCACCGACCTCGCCACGGCCTTCGTCAGCCGTGGCCTCGTGGCTGCCGTCCATTTCGGCGTCCCCAGCCGCGGCGACATCGAGCAGCTTGAGGGGCTGGACGTGCTCGTGGTGGCGCTCAAGTCACGCACGGCGCCTCCCGCGGACGCGGTCGGGCAGTCCCTCGCCGCGCTCGAGGCACTTCTGGCGGCCGGAGCAGAGCGCTTCTATGTGAAGTACTGTTCCACCTTCGACTCCACACCATCTGGGAACATCGGCCCCGTCATCGACGCAGTGCTGGGCCGGCTCGGGGAGCCGGGCAGCGTCGTCGTGCCGAGCTTCCCGGACACCGGGAGGACCGTGTACCAGGGCCGCCTGTTCGTCGGGAGCGACCCGCTTGACGAGAGCCCGATGCGCGAACACCCGCTCACTCCGATGCGCGATTCGAGCCTTGCGCGCCTCCTCGAGCCGCAGACGCAGAGCGAGGTCTCCCTCGTCCCACTCCAGACCGTGCACAAGGGCAGCGAAGCCCTGCGCGAGGAACTGCTCGGACTCATCGCCACAGGCCGAGAGCGGCCCACACTCGTGATCGTGGATGCCATCGACAGGGACGACCTCGCCACCATCATGGAGGCCGCGGAGGGCCTCAAGGTCATCACGGGTGGCTCAGGCCTCGCCCTCGGCATCCCGGCTGGGGACGAGGCGGAGGCCAGACGCATACCCCGCACTCCCGGTCGGCGGGCCGTCCTCTGCGGGAGTGCGTCGGCGCGAACCCGCGAGCAGATCGCCTCCGGCAAGGCCCTCCTGCCTTTCCGGAAGCTCGATCTGGAGGCTCTCCGCAACGATGTGGCGGCCGAGGCTGGGCGGATCATCGACTGGGCGCGGGACCTCTGGTCCCACGAGCCCTCGGCCGTCCCCCTCGTGTTCTCCGCGGAGAGCGTCGACGACCTGGCCCAGGACAGGGACACCGCGAGCGCGCTCGTCGAGCAGGCCCTGGCCGCGATCGCCGTCGGCATGGTCCGCGAGGGGGTTCGCGAACTCATCGTCGCCGGGGGCGAGAGCTCCGGGCGGGTTGTGCAGGAACTCGGGGTGAAGGCCCTCCGGATAGGCCCCGCGATCAGCCCGGGCGTGGCCTGGGCCAACGCCATCGCTGCCGACGGCACCAGCCTCAGCCTCGCCCTCAAGTCCGGGAACTTCGGGGAGCGCGATATGTTCACCACAGCATGGTCGGCCCTCGAGGGCGCCGCGCAGCCCGGGGAAGGAAGCGAAGAGAAGTGA
- a CDS encoding class II aldolase/adducin family protein — protein MTSSEAMAGPREALVLAGRSLTANGLSRGSAGNLSVRDGDRLLMSPTGSDLGSLEAASLSVLDFEGNLQEGPRPSKEFPFHRAFYRRDCATNAVVHVHSPAAMAVSCLEPWTEWSAIPPLTPYFVMRVGQTPLVPYADPGDPSQADWIEAIPYPLHAVLLQNHGAITVGRDLAEAVDTAVELEQACDTLLRTAGLPKRLLDEETAVRLAGKYGRHWTFGQPLAVPPAQS, from the coding sequence GTGACGAGCTCAGAAGCTATGGCAGGGCCTCGGGAAGCGCTCGTGCTGGCCGGCAGGAGCCTGACCGCCAATGGCCTCAGCCGCGGGTCTGCCGGCAACCTCAGCGTGCGCGACGGCGACCGGCTGCTCATGTCGCCCACGGGATCGGACCTCGGCAGCCTCGAGGCCGCATCCCTCTCGGTCCTCGACTTCGAGGGGAACCTGCAGGAGGGACCTCGGCCGTCCAAGGAGTTCCCCTTCCACCGTGCCTTCTACCGCCGCGACTGCGCGACGAATGCCGTCGTGCACGTCCACTCCCCCGCGGCCATGGCCGTCTCTTGCCTCGAGCCCTGGACTGAGTGGAGCGCCATCCCGCCGCTGACCCCCTATTTCGTGATGCGGGTCGGGCAGACGCCTCTGGTCCCCTACGCCGACCCCGGCGACCCGAGCCAGGCCGACTGGATCGAAGCGATCCCTTACCCTCTCCATGCCGTCCTCCTGCAGAACCACGGGGCCATCACGGTCGGCCGCGACCTCGCGGAAGCCGTGGACACCGCCGTCGAACTCGAACAGGCCTGCGACACCCTCCTGCGCACCGCTGGCCTCCCCAAGCGGCTGCTCGACGAGGAGACCGCGGTGCGTCTCGCGGGGAAGTACGGGCGGCACTGGACCTTCGGCCAACCCCTCGCGGTTCCTCCCGCTCAGTCCTGA
- a CDS encoding hydroxypyruvate isomerase family protein, which yields MPVESDGIGLALNTSSVLAHLPLLQQPAAAAAAGFDEIELWWPYRGPEATRREADELVAAVEEAGVRVGLLNFYGGDLSRGERGFTCQPGREDEFAAAMDGALRLGKRLGVRAFNPMYGLAIAGVSPDEQERTGVANLALAAGKAGEIGARVALEPLSGIPSYPLTTAAATMRIVEKVRETGSAAIGMLADFYHLSHSDEDLIDVIRRYARDFVRVQIADAPGRGHPGSGELPLGTWLGAAREAGYDGPVGLEYFPEDPAVALGWLA from the coding sequence ATGCCTGTCGAAAGCGACGGAATTGGCCTGGCCCTGAACACCTCGAGTGTCCTGGCCCATCTGCCCCTGCTGCAGCAGCCTGCCGCGGCCGCGGCCGCAGGGTTCGACGAGATCGAACTGTGGTGGCCCTACCGTGGCCCGGAGGCCACCAGGCGGGAGGCAGACGAGCTCGTCGCAGCGGTCGAGGAGGCAGGCGTCCGGGTGGGCCTGCTCAACTTCTACGGTGGAGACCTGAGCAGGGGCGAACGTGGCTTCACCTGCCAGCCCGGGCGCGAGGACGAGTTCGCTGCGGCAATGGATGGCGCCCTCCGTCTCGGCAAGCGGCTCGGAGTGCGCGCCTTCAACCCGATGTATGGGCTCGCGATTGCGGGGGTGAGTCCCGACGAGCAGGAGCGGACAGGCGTCGCGAACTTGGCGCTCGCCGCGGGCAAGGCCGGCGAGATCGGTGCGCGCGTCGCGCTCGAACCGCTCAGCGGGATCCCCTCCTACCCCCTCACCACTGCCGCGGCGACGATGCGGATCGTCGAGAAGGTGCGCGAAACCGGGAGCGCGGCGATCGGGATGCTCGCCGACTTCTACCACCTGAGCCACAGCGACGAGGACCTGATCGACGTCATCCGCCGATACGCCCGCGATTTCGTCCGCGTCCAGATCGCCGACGCGCCCGGGCGCGGGCACCCGGGCAGCGGGGAACTGCCCCTCGGCACCTGGCTCGGCGCGGCCAGGGAAGCCGGCTACGACGGGCCCGTCGGCCTCGAGTACTTCCCGGAAGACCCCGCCGTCGCCCTCGGGTGGCTCGCCTAG
- a CDS encoding zinc-dependent alcohol dehydrogenase, which translates to MRAVVKTAAERGAEYVTDAGDPKAAEGSVVLEVGAASLCGTDRELYEWTPSAQAFNLDLPVVLGHEGAGTVVEVGPGVSGLRVGDRVALESHLACGQCFPCRTGDAHTCERTRIVGMHIDGVFAQYAAVPEDICVKLPAGLPLESGALLEAAGVAVHAVQRAGYAVAGRAVVVSGAGPVGLVVVKLALLMGAAYVVAVDPNPFRRAQAERLGAIALQPDGGVVERCRELTGRRGGFDVAFECSGAPGTLTTLFEAVRREATVVTVGHPSRPAEVDIAAYINKKGITLRGIFGRRLWETWEQSLLLLDSGRLELDWLITHRMKLSQIDEAVGLLTGDACKVLLLPGLG; encoded by the coding sequence ATGCGGGCAGTAGTGAAGACCGCAGCCGAACGAGGTGCCGAGTATGTCACCGATGCCGGCGACCCGAAAGCGGCAGAAGGGTCTGTTGTGCTCGAGGTCGGCGCTGCTTCCCTGTGCGGCACCGACCGCGAACTCTACGAATGGACCCCCTCTGCCCAGGCCTTCAACCTCGACCTCCCGGTCGTCCTCGGGCACGAAGGGGCAGGCACCGTCGTGGAGGTCGGGCCGGGGGTCTCGGGACTGCGCGTCGGCGATCGGGTCGCCCTCGAAAGCCACCTCGCCTGCGGGCAGTGCTTCCCTTGCAGGACGGGGGACGCCCACACGTGTGAACGCACCAGAATCGTCGGAATGCACATCGACGGCGTGTTCGCCCAGTACGCCGCTGTGCCTGAGGACATCTGCGTCAAGCTACCAGCTGGGCTGCCGCTCGAATCCGGGGCCCTGCTCGAGGCGGCTGGCGTCGCCGTCCACGCCGTCCAGCGCGCCGGGTACGCGGTCGCCGGACGGGCCGTCGTCGTCAGCGGTGCGGGGCCGGTCGGCCTGGTCGTCGTCAAGCTCGCACTGCTCATGGGAGCCGCCTACGTCGTCGCCGTCGATCCCAATCCGTTCCGGCGCGCGCAGGCCGAAAGGCTCGGCGCCATCGCGCTCCAGCCGGACGGCGGCGTCGTCGAGCGCTGCCGCGAACTAACAGGGCGCCGCGGAGGCTTCGACGTCGCCTTCGAGTGCTCGGGGGCCCCGGGGACTCTGACAACCCTCTTCGAGGCCGTCCGCCGCGAGGCAACGGTAGTAACGGTCGGCCACCCCAGCCGCCCCGCCGAAGTCGACATCGCCGCGTACATCAACAAGAAGGGCATCACGCTCCGCGGAATCTTCGGACGCCGGCTGTGGGAGACGTGGGAACAGTCCCTGCTGCTCCTCGACTCGGGGCGGCTCGAACTCGACTGGCTCATCACCCACCGCATGAAGCTCAGCCAGATCGACGAAGCCGTCGGGCTGCTCACGGGAGACGCCTGCAAGGTCCTGCTCCTGCCCGGCTTGGGCTGA
- a CDS encoding four-carbon acid sugar kinase family protein, with amino-acid sequence MPAFAFVADDLTGAADVLAQAHRYGLEAALAIGDAPLPADADVVGLAGPARSLAGDAFDELVRRDLARVAALNPEVLLYKVCSTFDSSVTIGSIGRGIQLLHERFGHHGAIPVVPAQPGFGRYTAFSNHYAAYGGEIHRLDRHPIMSRHPSTPMTEADLRRVLAEQLGTERLPGAIHLPAYDDGTFRDAWAARRAEPKAEAFVVDAVREEHLDAVAEALRREAHGRGPSVVVGSGGIMAALARSISEEALSAPAPQEAAGPVLAVSASASSTTASQIEDAIAHGWADVPVPVELLRRADSAAVAELEHRVSAALRMGRNVVVHTTRGASDPRFGATGPADAAHVGALIGGVAARTAEAGLTRDIAVCGGDTSSHALIAMGVRQLRVSEQFVTAGPILRAEALGAVAECRLLLKGGQVGPPDILRRFAGQLQA; translated from the coding sequence GTGCCAGCCTTCGCCTTCGTCGCGGACGACCTCACCGGCGCCGCGGACGTCCTCGCGCAGGCCCACCGCTACGGTCTCGAAGCCGCGCTCGCCATAGGCGACGCGCCCCTGCCGGCCGATGCCGACGTCGTCGGCCTTGCCGGGCCGGCCCGCTCTCTGGCCGGGGACGCCTTCGACGAGCTCGTGCGCAGGGATCTCGCGCGCGTTGCAGCGCTCAACCCGGAAGTGCTGCTGTACAAGGTCTGCTCGACGTTCGACAGTTCGGTCACGATCGGCAGCATCGGCCGCGGGATCCAGCTGTTGCACGAGCGCTTCGGGCACCACGGCGCGATCCCGGTCGTGCCTGCCCAACCGGGCTTCGGCCGCTACACCGCCTTCAGCAACCACTACGCGGCCTACGGCGGCGAGATCCACCGTCTGGATCGCCACCCGATCATGTCCAGGCACCCCTCGACGCCTATGACGGAGGCCGACCTCCGGCGGGTCCTGGCCGAGCAGCTCGGCACGGAGCGGTTGCCTGGGGCGATCCACCTTCCCGCGTACGACGACGGGACGTTCAGGGACGCTTGGGCCGCACGGCGGGCGGAGCCCAAGGCAGAGGCCTTCGTCGTCGACGCCGTCCGCGAAGAGCATCTCGACGCCGTGGCCGAGGCACTCAGGCGCGAGGCGCACGGCCGCGGGCCATCCGTCGTCGTCGGCTCGGGCGGGATCATGGCAGCTCTGGCGCGCTCTATCTCGGAGGAGGCCCTGAGCGCGCCCGCACCCCAGGAGGCTGCGGGCCCGGTGCTCGCCGTGAGCGCGTCGGCGTCGAGCACGACGGCGAGCCAGATCGAGGACGCGATCGCCCACGGCTGGGCGGATGTGCCGGTGCCCGTCGAACTCCTGCGGCGCGCCGATTCCGCAGCCGTGGCAGAACTCGAGCACCGCGTGTCGGCGGCCCTGCGCATGGGGCGCAACGTCGTCGTCCATACCACCAGAGGTGCCAGCGATCCCCGCTTTGGAGCTACGGGACCTGCCGACGCGGCGCATGTGGGGGCACTGATCGGTGGCGTAGCAGCCCGAACGGCCGAGGCTGGCCTTACCCGGGACATCGCCGTCTGCGGCGGCGATACGTCCAGCCACGCCCTCATCGCGATGGGTGTGCGCCAACTACGGGTCTCGGAACAGTTCGTCACCGCGGGCCCGATCCTGCGCGCGGAAGCCTTGGGCGCAGTCGCCGAATGCCGCCTGCTCCTTAAAGGCGGGCAGGTCGGCCCACCGGACATCCTGCGCCGCTTCGCCGGCCAGCTCCAGGCCTGA
- a CDS encoding RuBisCO large subunit C-terminal-like domain-containing protein, whose product MRDPRTVRCTFYLESEIDPEKAAAILAGEQSSGTFLPVPGESARIRERHAAHVVEVRELGASRPSLPSRGNPEKVRAALVTVDFPMENIGTDIATLQTAIAGNLFELGELYACRLQELVLPEDFVAAHPGPAFGIEGTRKLLGDAQGVMVGTIIKPNVGLSEEEFRLVVRDLALASIDLIKDDELMTDPEYLPLERRVAVATEEIRAAEQVTGHPTMYAFNITGDLAGLRKRHDLVVEAGGRCVMLNIPIMGLPALALLRTFSEVPIHGHRAGLAASMRSKALGVDYRVWQQLARLAGADQLHASGLGSKFYEPDEEVAANIRSLLKPLGETATPLPVLSSGQNVTTPGPTFEAVGSTDLMMLAGGAVAAHPAGPAAGVRSLRQAWEAAVEGAPLEAVARQKAQNGDEALLLAVQKFGKGA is encoded by the coding sequence ATGCGCGATCCGCGCACCGTGCGCTGCACCTTCTACCTTGAGTCCGAGATCGATCCCGAGAAGGCGGCGGCCATTCTCGCCGGCGAGCAGTCCAGCGGCACCTTCCTCCCCGTGCCCGGCGAATCCGCGCGGATCCGCGAGCGGCACGCGGCACACGTTGTCGAGGTCCGGGAGCTGGGCGCCTCTCGGCCCTCGCTACCTTCCCGCGGGAACCCCGAAAAGGTGCGCGCCGCACTCGTCACCGTTGATTTCCCCATGGAGAACATCGGCACCGACATAGCCACCCTGCAGACCGCGATCGCCGGCAACCTCTTCGAATTGGGGGAGCTCTATGCCTGCCGGCTGCAGGAACTGGTCCTGCCGGAAGACTTCGTCGCCGCCCACCCCGGCCCTGCGTTCGGGATCGAGGGGACGCGCAAGCTCCTCGGGGATGCTCAGGGCGTCATGGTCGGGACCATCATCAAGCCGAACGTCGGGCTCTCGGAGGAGGAATTCCGGCTCGTTGTCCGTGACCTGGCCCTCGCCTCGATCGACCTGATCAAGGACGACGAGTTGATGACCGACCCCGAGTACCTCCCGCTCGAGCGCCGCGTCGCGGTCGCCACCGAAGAGATCCGGGCGGCAGAACAGGTCACCGGCCATCCCACGATGTACGCCTTCAACATCACTGGCGACCTCGCGGGGCTGCGGAAGCGCCACGACCTCGTTGTCGAGGCCGGGGGCAGGTGCGTGATGCTGAACATCCCGATCATGGGACTGCCCGCCTTGGCCTTGCTCAGGACGTTCTCCGAGGTGCCGATCCACGGCCATCGCGCGGGCCTTGCGGCATCGATGCGGTCCAAGGCCCTCGGCGTGGACTACCGAGTGTGGCAGCAGCTGGCACGCCTGGCCGGCGCCGACCAGCTGCACGCGAGCGGGTTGGGCAGCAAGTTCTATGAACCGGACGAGGAGGTCGCGGCCAACATCCGCAGCCTGCTGAAGCCACTCGGCGAAACCGCAACCCCTCTTCCGGTCCTGTCCTCCGGGCAGAACGTCACCACGCCCGGCCCCACATTCGAAGCGGTCGGTTCGACCGATCTGATGATGCTGGCCGGCGGGGCCGTCGCGGCGCACCCCGCCGGGCCCGCCGCCGGGGTGCGGAGCCTGCGTCAGGCCTGGGAGGCGGCCGTGGAGGGTGCCCCCTTGGAAGCGGTCGCACGGCAGAAGGCCCAGAACGGGGACGAGGCGCTTCTGCTCGCCGTCCAGAAATTCGGGAAGGGCGCCTAG
- a CDS encoding GntR family transcriptional regulator, giving the protein MGPEDVDPQEPLPRLSRDGGIPLHAQIRDLLRRQITDLPLPPGSSLPTEEELQRQFGVSRSVVRQALAGLADLGLIRRQRGRGSVVAAAPVLHRQLQRAGGLDEQAAAHGQRLRTHVIAVEPVTAPPTAAEALGTPRAWAIERVRYLEQVPVAFMRTWVPRDLFPHLTPELLEDASLLALMREHGYRPEGGPRQVQAVAADAGLAHKLNTAVGEPLLLLQGVTRDVLGQGLEWFNVWHGPDTVFDVDAQVTMPGTALAPDRIQRLRALAQQLESELASLGNNSR; this is encoded by the coding sequence GTGGGACCAGAAGATGTGGATCCTCAAGAGCCCTTGCCACGCCTCAGCCGCGACGGCGGAATCCCGCTCCACGCCCAGATCCGGGACCTCCTCCGCCGGCAGATCACCGACCTCCCCCTGCCCCCGGGATCCTCCCTGCCCACCGAGGAGGAACTCCAGCGGCAGTTCGGGGTCTCCCGCAGTGTCGTACGCCAAGCCCTCGCTGGCCTGGCTGACCTCGGGCTGATCCGTCGGCAGCGCGGGCGCGGCAGCGTCGTGGCTGCCGCGCCCGTCCTCCATCGGCAGCTCCAGCGCGCCGGAGGACTCGACGAGCAGGCCGCCGCGCACGGCCAGCGCCTGCGCACGCACGTCATCGCCGTCGAACCCGTCACTGCGCCCCCCACAGCGGCCGAAGCATTGGGAACTCCCAGGGCCTGGGCAATCGAACGCGTTCGCTACCTCGAGCAGGTCCCCGTGGCCTTCATGCGGACCTGGGTGCCACGGGATCTCTTCCCCCATCTCACTCCAGAACTGCTGGAAGATGCCTCGCTGCTCGCCCTCATGCGAGAGCACGGATACCGCCCCGAAGGGGGCCCGAGGCAGGTCCAGGCCGTCGCCGCAGATGCAGGCTTGGCGCACAAGCTCAACACAGCTGTCGGCGAGCCCTTACTTCTGCTGCAGGGCGTGACGCGAGACGTCCTCGGCCAGGGCCTCGAATGGTTTAACGTGTGGCACGGCCCCGACACTGTCTTCGACGTCGACGCTCAGGTCACGATGCCGGGCACGGCCTTGGCCCCGGACCGGATCCAGCGTCTACGCGCGCTGGCACAGCAGCTCGAATCGGAACTGGCCTCGCTCGGCAACAACAGCCGTTAG
- a CDS encoding zinc-dependent alcohol dehydrogenase: MRAIRFDATRRADTVDIPEPELQAGQAIVRISSAGICGSDLSALNGSHPFRIPPLISGHEGGGTIVAVDDEESALRVGDHVVIEPQRSCGACEACDAGLSHLCEHKLMLGMSEWPGTFAELVTVPTDKLYRVSTAVPTEYLALAEPLAVAIHAVHRVGTGQPQKVAVLGGGAIGSLIVLTLAHEGVEFIAATDIRESNRELCLAMGAQAVADPVADGWKESLRSSAGGSFDVVFVAAAVAGIVDDANDLVRQRGTIVQVGLFGAPVTFDLSSFQRNEKHLLGSNVYEPADFEAAVRMLEADPEGVARIVNRRATLEQATEYLNARMDGHVDDTVKMLLFPNQS, translated from the coding sequence ATGAGGGCCATCAGATTCGACGCAACCCGTAGGGCAGATACCGTAGATATTCCGGAGCCCGAACTTCAGGCTGGGCAGGCAATTGTGCGGATTTCCTCTGCAGGAATTTGCGGATCCGATTTGAGTGCGCTAAATGGAAGCCATCCATTCCGGATCCCGCCGCTCATCTCGGGCCATGAGGGCGGGGGCACCATCGTGGCAGTCGACGACGAGGAGTCCGCTCTGCGCGTCGGAGACCACGTCGTGATCGAGCCCCAGCGCTCCTGCGGCGCATGCGAAGCGTGCGACGCCGGGCTCTCGCACCTGTGCGAACACAAGCTCATGCTGGGCATGAGCGAGTGGCCGGGCACCTTCGCCGAACTCGTCACGGTACCCACCGACAAGCTCTATCGCGTCTCCACTGCAGTCCCGACGGAGTACCTCGCTCTCGCGGAGCCACTCGCAGTCGCGATTCACGCCGTCCATCGCGTCGGGACAGGCCAGCCTCAGAAGGTCGCGGTGCTGGGCGGCGGGGCGATCGGCTCTCTGATCGTGCTCACGCTCGCGCACGAGGGAGTCGAGTTCATCGCCGCGACCGACATCCGCGAGAGCAACCGGGAGCTGTGCCTGGCCATGGGGGCCCAAGCAGTCGCAGATCCCGTGGCCGATGGTTGGAAGGAGTCTCTGCGCTCGAGCGCGGGAGGCTCTTTCGACGTCGTCTTCGTCGCCGCAGCAGTCGCCGGCATCGTCGACGACGCGAACGACCTCGTCCGGCAGCGCGGCACGATCGTCCAGGTCGGTCTCTTCGGTGCCCCCGTCACGTTTGACCTGAGTTCCTTCCAGCGGAACGAAAAGCACCTTCTCGGCTCGAACGTCTACGAGCCCGCCGACTTTGAAGCAGCCGTGCGGATGCTCGAGGCGGATCCAGAAGGCGTCGCGCGGATCGTGAACCGCCGCGCGACGCTTGAGCAGGCGACCGAATACCTCAACGCCCGCATGGACGGCCACGTCGACGACACGGTCAAGATGCTCCTCTTCCCGAACCAATCCTGA
- a CDS encoding aldo/keto reductase family protein, giving the protein MEFRYLGNSGLKISEIIYGNWLTHASQVDDDTASKSIHAALDAGISSFDTADAYANTAAEVVLGDALKGERRESLEIFTKVYWPTGPGGKNDTGLSRKHIMESINGSLKRLGTDYVDLYQAHRFDYETPIEETMQAFADIVRQGKALYIGVSEWNADQIREGHKLATELGFQLISNQPQYNMLWRVIEREVVPTCEELGLSQIVFSPIAQGILTGKYVPGQPVPEGSRATDEKGGKNMISRWMRDDILTAVQNLKPIAEELDLTLAQLAVAWVLQNPNVAAAIVGASRPEQIASNAAAAGVKLEASVMARIDEAIGSVAETDPSLTQSPASRVA; this is encoded by the coding sequence ATGGAATTCAGATATCTCGGCAACTCAGGTCTCAAGATCTCCGAAATCATCTACGGAAACTGGCTCACTCACGCGTCTCAGGTCGACGACGACACGGCGAGCAAGAGCATCCACGCGGCTCTCGACGCCGGCATCTCGAGCTTCGACACGGCCGACGCCTACGCCAACACCGCGGCGGAGGTTGTGCTGGGCGACGCCCTGAAGGGCGAGCGCCGGGAGAGCCTCGAGATCTTCACCAAGGTGTACTGGCCCACGGGCCCGGGCGGCAAGAACGACACCGGTCTCTCGCGCAAGCACATCATGGAGTCCATCAACGGCTCGCTGAAGCGGCTCGGCACCGACTACGTCGACCTGTACCAGGCGCACCGCTTCGACTATGAGACGCCGATCGAGGAGACGATGCAGGCTTTCGCCGACATCGTCCGCCAGGGCAAGGCGCTCTACATCGGCGTGAGCGAGTGGAACGCGGACCAGATCCGTGAGGGGCACAAGCTGGCTACGGAGCTGGGGTTCCAGCTCATCTCGAACCAGCCGCAGTACAACATGCTGTGGCGCGTCATCGAGCGGGAAGTCGTTCCCACCTGTGAAGAGCTCGGCCTCTCGCAGATCGTGTTCTCGCCGATCGCCCAGGGAATCCTCACCGGCAAGTACGTGCCGGGCCAGCCTGTGCCGGAGGGATCGCGCGCCACGGACGAGAAGGGTGGCAAGAACATGATCTCGCGGTGGATGCGAGACGACATCCTCACCGCCGTGCAGAACCTCAAGCCGATCGCCGAGGAGCTCGACCTCACCTTGGCGCAGCTCGCGGTGGCGTGGGTGCTGCAGAACCCCAACGTGGCCGCGGCCATCGTCGGGGCGAGCCGCCCCGAGCAGATCGCGTCGAACGCCGCGGCCGCTGGCGTCAAGCTCGAGGCCTCCGTGATGGCGAGGATCGACGAGGCCATCGGTTCCGTGGCCGAGACCGATCCGTCGCTTACCCAGTCGCCTGCGAGCCGGGTGGCCTGA
- a CDS encoding NAD(P)/FAD-dependent oxidoreductase has translation MNQNPRHVAVIGGGAIGVSTAVHLLRSGADVTLVTEGELASGASGRSLSWLNSAGSRSREYHALRMAGIDRYRSLFAQDPSREWLQFGGGVYWDNDAASAVARHEYEVSHAYDSHLVGPESIASFTPGLNAAALAETSVFNPGEGWVSLPHLIEHLIVEFTQRGGTLKTNAGAARVEVDDDGRAAAVVTPAFGAIAVDAVVVACGPHTPDVVAPLGVHIGNASPVSMLVVTEPLDHDVRAVLNTPRAAVRPNPGQTIAIDHDWYEEHIVRDASGQYSIPEPVVEELLGEASRLLKGTPRLKANSWKIGLKPIPGDGEPVFGELEKVPGCYVAFTHSGATLALIAGELISYEVSRGERHPMLETFRPERFEG, from the coding sequence ATGAATCAGAACCCGCGTCACGTCGCCGTCATCGGCGGCGGCGCCATCGGAGTCTCCACCGCCGTCCACCTGCTCCGCTCCGGTGCCGACGTCACCCTCGTCACCGAAGGCGAACTGGCCTCCGGCGCCTCAGGCCGCTCGCTGTCCTGGCTCAACTCCGCCGGCTCAAGGAGCCGTGAGTACCATGCGCTGCGCATGGCGGGCATTGACCGCTACCGCAGCCTCTTTGCCCAGGATCCGTCCCGAGAGTGGCTTCAGTTCGGCGGCGGCGTGTACTGGGACAACGACGCTGCCTCGGCGGTCGCCCGGCACGAGTACGAAGTATCGCACGCCTACGATTCCCACCTCGTCGGGCCCGAGTCAATCGCATCCTTCACCCCCGGCCTCAACGCGGCTGCGCTTGCCGAGACTTCGGTCTTCAACCCAGGTGAAGGATGGGTCAGCCTTCCGCATCTCATCGAGCACCTCATCGTGGAATTCACGCAGCGAGGGGGGACCCTGAAGACCAACGCGGGCGCGGCGCGGGTCGAGGTCGACGACGACGGGCGTGCGGCCGCCGTCGTCACCCCTGCCTTCGGTGCCATCGCAGTCGACGCCGTCGTCGTCGCCTGCGGTCCTCACACGCCGGACGTCGTCGCTCCGCTCGGCGTGCACATCGGCAATGCCTCTCCGGTCTCGATGCTCGTGGTGACCGAGCCGCTCGACCATGACGTCCGGGCCGTCCTCAACACGCCCCGGGCCGCGGTCCGGCCGAATCCGGGGCAGACCATCGCGATCGACCATGACTGGTACGAGGAGCACATCGTGCGGGACGCTTCAGGTCAGTACTCGATCCCCGAGCCGGTCGTCGAGGAGCTCCTCGGAGAGGCTTCTCGACTGCTCAAGGGAACGCCCCGTCTCAAGGCCAACTCCTGGAAGATCGGCCTCAAGCCGATCCCAGGCGATGGAGAGCCCGTGTTCGGGGAGCTCGAGAAGGTCCCGGGGTGCTACGTGGCCTTCACCCATTCGGGTGCGACCCTTGCGCTGATCGCTGGCGAGCTGATTTCGTACGAGGTCTCGAGGGGCGAGCGTCATCCGATGCTGGAGACGTTCCGGCCGGAGCGGTTCGAGGGCTGA